Within Campylobacter jejuni, the genomic segment GGAAAAAAAGCCAGTAAAGATATAAAATTTGGCGATGCTTTAAAACAAGGAGATTTCCAATGACCTTCACCCCTACCCAAAAAGAACTCTTTAACAAAAACATTGAGGCTTTAGGTAATATTCTTTTAAAAGAAAGTTTAAAAGAAATCAAGTCTAGTAAATTTGAACTTATCTTAGGTAAAGATAATCTAGATATCAATTTAAAAGATACAAGTATAAAAAATAATGGGGGGGGGTATAATGAAAATTTACTTTATCAAGATCCCATTAAAGAGTTGCAAGCTATGTTAAACACTTACAACGACAAATACCTACTTTATCCTGTATTGTATTTTTATGGTTTTGGAAATGGAGTTTTATTTAAAGCTTTATTACAAAATAAAAATCATCAGCATATTGTTGTTTTTGAAAAAGATATAGAAATCATTTGGATCATGTTTCATATCTTAGATTTTTCAAATGAATTGCAAAGTGCAAGATTGATGATTTTGGAAAATGATAAATTACAAACTCAAGATTATAATGAACTTTGTTCTTTTAAACCTTTCTTTCAATTTTCTAGAATTTATTTTTTAGAATTAATGAGTCATTATTATGAAAGATTTCATGAAGATGTTTTGGAGTTAAATAAAAAGCTAGTACAGTATTTTAAAGATTCTATTATTTCTCATGGTAATGATTCAACAGATACTCTTCAAGGCATAGAACAATTTGTTTATAACTTACCTCAAATGATCACTCATCCTAGTTATACAAAACTCCTTTCTAAAAGAAAAAATTTAAGTGATACAGCTATTATTGTTTCTACAGGACCATCTCTTACTAAACAACTTCCTTTGTTAAAAAAATATGCTAATACAGCTACGATTTTTTGTGCAGATTCTTCTTATCCTATTTTAGCTAAACATGATATCAAGCCTGATTATGTTTGCATGCTTGAAAGAAGTGAATTTACGGCTGAATTTTTTAATCATGATTTTGGGGAATTTGATAGGGATATTGTATTTATTTGTGCTGGTGTTGTTCATCCAAAGGCGATTGAGTATTTAAAGGGTAGAAATTTAGTCATCACTCAAAAAGTTCTTGGTTTACCATATTATATAAATCTTAAAGATTTTTCTTATGCTGCCGTAGGATTTAGCGTTGCACATATGTTAGCCTACCTAGCAACTTATCTCAATCATAAAAATATCATTTTCATAGGACAGGATTTAGCTTATGCTGAAAATGGCAATTCTCATCCTGATGATTATCAAAATTCAGCTAACTATGAAAGTCAAATGTATGAGCACATTTTAACCAAAGCTTATGGCGAGAAAGAAGAAGTTAAAACTCACGCTATATGGATTTTGTTTAAAAACTATTTTGAAAATGAAATAATTCCAAACACTATAAAAATGGGTATCACCACCTACAACTGCACCGAAGGTGGAGCAAGGATAGAAGGAACTATAGAAAAACCTTTTTTATGGGCTTGTGAGAATTTACTTGATAAAGATTTAAATAAACCTTTTGAAAAATTAGAACCTTTAAGTTTAAATAAACAAAATGAGTTTTTACTTAAGGCTTATTATAAAGTTTATCAAAGTATTAAGCATTGTAGAGATTTTAATAAAATTCTAAGTAATGATTTTGAAAATATACAAAGTATATATTTGAGTTTAAATGAAAAAGAAGAGGATATCAATTTAGCTATTGAAAAAATAGATGAGTTTAAAAACAAACTTGAAGATATAAAACAAATGCAAGATTTGTATGATATCTTGCAATCTTTATTCATACAATTTGAACTTAATCTTGCTAGAATTTATGTTTTAAATCCTAAAACCAAAGAAGATGCTTTTAATAAAAGTATTCTTTGGATAAAAGAACATTTAGAATTTATGGAATTAGTTTATGGACATATTAAAGCACAAGAAAATGCTTTGATTAAAAATATACTTCCTTTAGAAGAAAAACTTAAAGAAAGAAAATTAGATAAATGGATGGAAAGGGTGAGAAGGTGAGAAATATTTTAGTTACAGGTGCTGATGGTTTTATAGGTTCTCATCTTTGTGAAAGTTTGGTCAAAAAAGGTTTTAAAGTCAGAGCTTTAAGCCAATATAATTCTTTTAATTTTTGGGGACATTTAGAAAAAAGTCCTTTTTTAAAAGACATGGAAGTTATAAGCGGGGATTTAAGAGATAGCTTTTTTTGCGAAAAAATTACCAAAAACATAGATGCGATCTTTCATCTTGGTGCTTTAATCGCCATCCCCTACTCCTACGCAGCCCCACAAAGCTATGTGGATACCAATGTTAATGGTACTTTAAATATGCTCGAAGCAGCTAAAAAAAACAAGATTTCACATTTTATCCACACCTCAACAAGCGAAGTTTATGGTACGGCCTTTTATGTGCCTATCGATGAAAAACACCCTTTACAACCTCAAAGCCCTTATTCTGCAAGTAAGATCGCTGCAGATATGATGGCACTAAGTTATTATAATTCTTTTAATTTAAATGTCAATATTGCACGCCCTTTTAACACCTATGGCCCAAGACAAAGCGCAAGAGCCATCATACCTACCATCATCACACAAATTTTAAGCGGAGCAAAGGAAATCAAACTAGGAGATTTAAGCCCTAAAAGGGATTTAAATTTTGTGCTAGATACTTGTGAAGGTTTTATCTCTCTTTTAAATTTAAAACATTTTGGAGAAGTTTATAATATAGGCTCAGGAGTGGAATACTCCATGCAAGAAGTACTTGATCTCATACAAAAAATTTTAGATTCTAAGGTAAAAATCATCCAAGATGAGCAAAGATTGCGTCCTAAAAATAGCGAAGTTTTTAGACTTTGTTGCGATGCAAACAAGCTTAAAAAAGCTACAAATTGGCAAAGCAAAATAAGTCTAGAAGAAGGTTTAAGACAAAGTATAGAGTATTTTAAAGAAAATTTAGAAAATTATAAAAGTGAACTTTATAATGTTTGAAAAAGAAATTTCTTTTATAAAAAGTCTTTTCAATAAAGAAAATATCGCCCTACATGAGCCTTGCTTTATAGGCAATGAGAAAAAATATCTCTTAGAATGTATCGATAGCGGTTTTGTTTCAAGCGTAGGAGAATTTGTAACGCGTTTTGAAGAAGCTTTAAAAGAAAAAACCAAAGCACGCTTTGTCATCGCTACAAATACAGGCACAGCAGCCCTTCATATCGCTTTACTAGCCAATGGTATCGATGAAAACTGCGAAGTCATCACTCAAAGCATAAGCTTTGTCGCCACGGCCAATGCTATCGCTTACACAGGCGCAAAGCCCGTTTTTTTAGACATAGATGAAAATACTCTAAGTTTAAGTCCTAAGGCTTTAGAGCATTTTTTAGAAAATCAAACTTATCAAAAAAATGGTTTTAGCTATAACAAAACTACACATAAACCCATCAAAGCTTGTGTTATCATGCATACCTTTGGTTTAAGCGCTCATATCAAAGCCCTCAAAGAGCTTTGTGAAAAATACCGCATTCTTTTAATCGAAGATGCTGCAGAAGCCTTAGGAAGCACTTATGAAAATAAGGCCTTAGGCACTTTTGGAAAATGTGGAATTTTAAGCTTTAATGGCAATAAAATCATCACAGGCGGATGTGGTGGAGCGATACTAAGCGATGATGAAAATTTAGCTAAGCTTGCAAGACACCTTAGCACCACAGCCAAAATCCCCCATCCTTACGAATACGATCATGACATGATAGCTTATAATTACCGTCTTTGTAATGTAAACGCAGCGATCTTGCTTGCAGGACTTGAAAATTTAGAACCTTTTTTAGAAAACAAAAGAGAACTTGCTAAAATTTACAAGGATTTTTTTAAAAATCACGATAAATGCGAATTTATCGATGAAAAAAGCAATGAAAAAAGCAATTTTTGGCTCAATACCTTGCTTTTTAAGGATGAAAATTTAAGAAATATCTTTTTAGAAGAATGCTTGAAAAATAATATTTTTGTTCGCCCTGTATGGAAAAGCTTACCAAGTTTAAAAGCTTTTCAAGATTGTCAAAGCGATGAGCTTATAAATACCAAAAATTTAGAAAAACGCTTGGTTAATTTACCTAGCAGTGTCAGAAGAAAATAAACAATTTATGTTAAAATGAAAACTTTTTAAAATGGGAGCGTTAATGAAAAAATATATTAGCAATGAAGAAATTTCAAACAATTTGGGAAGCAATGAAAAAATTTGGGAACAAATTTTTTCTAAAAAAGAATGGGGCAAGTATCCAAGTGAAAATGTTATAAGATTTATAGCAAGGAATTTTTATAATGTGCAAGATAGAAGTAAAATCAATATTTTAGAACTTGGTTTTGGAACAGGAGCTAATTTATGGTTTTGTGCAAAAGAAGGTTTTAGTGTAAGTGGTATAGAATGGAGCAAAACAGGATTAGAGCGTTTTAAAGCTCGTATGAAAGATGAGAATTTAAGTGATAAAATCAAGCAAATTGAACTGGGTGATTATATCGATAAATTAGATAGTTTTAAAGATGATAGTTTTGATGCGTGGATGGATAATTATTCCTTAGCTTACAATGATTTTGATAAAACTAAAAAGATTATAGACAAAGCGATGAAAAAACTCAAAAAAGGTGGGAAATTTCTTTCTGTAACTCCAAGTCTTTACAATGATGGTTTTGAAAAAGATGAGAGTTTGGGGTATCATTTAGTAAAACCTACAAGTGGAAGTGATGCTTGCACAGGTATTATAAGGTATTGTGATGAAAAAGATTTACGAAAACTTTATGAGAGTGCAACCTATAGTATTAGTGATATAAAAATTCACATACAAAAAAATTTAACCAAACAATTAAATGAACTTTTTATAGTTGAAGGATATAAAATATGAATATATGGGAACAAATTTTTTCTAAAAAAGAATGGGGCAAGTATCCAAGTGAAAATGTTATAAGATTTATAGCAAGGAATTTTTATAATGTGCAAGATAGAAGTAAAATCAATATTTTAGAACTTGGTTTTGGAACAGGAGCTAATTTATGGTTTTGTGCAAAAGAAGGTTTTAGTGTAAGTGGTATAGAATGGAGCAAAACAGGATTAGAGCGTTTTAAAGCTCGTATGAAAGATGAGAATTTAAGTGATAAAATCAAGCAAATTGAACTGGGTGATTATATCGATAAATTAGATAGTTTTAAAGATGATAGTTTTGATGCCATTATAGATGTGGCATCGCTTTGTTGCAACGATAGAGAAAAGTCAAAAAATATTTTCACAAAAGCCGTTAGAAAACTTAAAAAGGGTGGCAAGTTTTATTCTAGTGCTTTATCCAAGCAAGTTTTTGGATATGAAGCTGACAAAGGAGATTTTTTCGAGCCAAATCACGGAATTTACATCAAAATGGGTTCTTTGCGTTTTGATGATGAAAAAAGCTTAAAAGAACTTTATAAAGAATTAAAATGTATCAATTTTTATACCCAAACCTTAAAGGATAAGCAAAGTATCAAAGAAGAAATTTTAATCTTTGAAGGTGAAAAAAGCTCTACAGAAGCTATGGGGGGGGGGATTATCAAAAACAAGGCTTTGGAAAATGAGTAAAATTCTACTTGAAAAATTAGATGATCATTTCTTTTGTGATGATTTTGGCGAGGACATTTATTTTCAAAAAGAATATGCAAAATTTTATGGAAAAGTTTTTGAATTTGTTTATAAAGAAAATGGAAATTTTTTAAAAATTGTAGCCAATAAAAAAAGTATAAAGAATACTTCTTTTTTTGATTTGCAAAGTCCTTATGGGTATGGTGGAATTTATAGCAATAGCATGGATAAAGCCTTTTTAACGAGAGCTTTAGAGAATTTAAGACAGCGTGCTTTGAAGGAAAATATCGTTGCTTTTTTTATAAGATTTCATCCTTTTGATAAAAATTTAAGTTTTTATGAAAAAAAGCTTGATTTTTTCTTAAAAGAAAGAAAGATAGTCATAGTGCCAATCTATAAAAATTTAGAACAAATCAGAGCCAATTATAGTCCAAGAATAAAAACTTATGTGAAAAAAGCAAGAAAAGAACTTGAAATTTCAAAGGCAAAGGCAAGTGATGCTAAGGATTTTAAAAGACTTTACGATGAAACCATGAGAAGAAATCAAGCAGGTGAGTTTTATTTTTTTGATGATGATTATTTTAAAGAGCTTTTTAATTTTAAACAAAGCTTAATCTTAAAAGCAAGTTATAGGGGTGAAATTTTAGCCTATGCTAGTTTTTTCTTAGGTAAGAAATTTGCCTACTATCATCTTAGTGCAAATAAAAATGAAAAAAATGCCAATGCGGCTTTACTTGATTTTTCTTTTGAACTTTGTTTAAACAAAAATATTGATTTTATCCTACTTGGCGGTGGGGTGAAGGATGATGATAATTTGTTTTATTTTAAGCAAAAATTTTCAACACTTGAAAGCTTTTTTTACATAGGTGGGATAGTTTTTGATGTTTTAAATTATAAAAAATTTTGTAAAGATTATAAAAATAATTTTTTCCTCAAATACCGCAATGGGGGGGGGTAGTTATTTTTACAATCTTTATATGGAGTAAAAATGAAATATTGTGATTATTGTGTTATGCCAGATACCAGACCCGGACTTAAATTTTTTAAAGATGAAAATGGCAAAAATATATGCAGTGCTTGTGTTAATCATAAAAATAAAGAAAATATTGATTATAAAGCAAGATTTAAAGAGCTTGAAGCCTTATGCGATAAATACCGCAGAATGAATGGAAAATTTGAATATGATTGTGCTATTGCCGTAAGTGGAGGTAAAGATTCGCATTTTCAAGTGCATATCATGAAAGAAAAACTTGAAATGAATCCTATTCTTTTTAGCGTTGAAGATAATTTCACCATGACTGAAGCAGGTAAGAAAAATCTTAAAAATTTAAGTGAAACTTTTGGTTGTCATATCATTAGCTTAAAACCTGATATCAAAACTCAAAAAAAAGTTATGCTAAAAACCTTTGAAAAATATGGAAAACCCACTTGGTTTATTGATAGACTGATTTACAGCTATCCTTTTGCTATGGCTTTAAAATTTAATACACCTTTATTGGTTTATGGAGAAAATGTTAGTTATGAATATGGAGGTAGTGATACCGAAGAAACTCCTAGCGCCAAAGAAATATTTTTAAATGGTGTAGCTAGTGATTTAGATATAAATGAATTTATAGACGATGAAATCAAAGAAGAAAATTTGCAACTTTTTTTCAATCCAAGCAAAGATAAACTCGATAAACTTGATCCTATTTATCTGAGCTATTTTATAAAATGGAATTCTTACTCAAATTATATCTTTGCTAAAAGTCGTGGATTTAGCGATTTGCAAGATGAGTGGGATAGAAGTCATTGTGCAGAAAATTTTGATCAAGTTGATAGTATAGGCTATATCCTACACGCTTGGATGAAATATCCCAAATTTGGTCATGCTATGGCAAGTGATTATGCAGCTCGTTTTGTGCGCTATGGGCTTTTAAGCAGAAAAGAAGCCATTGAACTCGTGCAAAAAAGAGATCATAAGCTTGACAATAAATGTGTTGAAGATTTTTGCAACTTCATAGGTATTAGCAAAACCACATTTTGGAAAATAGTAGAAAAACACTATAATATGGATTTATTTTATAAAAATGATTTTGGAGAATTTAAATTAAAAAATAAATTACAATAAAAATATAAAGGAAAGAAATGCAAAACTCATTAGAAACTTATACAATGAAATATAATGAAAATGGATACGGATTACTTTTTCCAGATGCTCATGTAGTACGTTTTTATGAAAGAATTTTAAAATACAAACTAAATAAAATAAATGGAAATTTACTTGATTTTGGTTGTGGCAATGGTGTACATTCAGCGTATTTTCAAAGCAAAGGGTTTAAAACCTTCGGAATAGATATAGTTCCAAGTTTAAAAGAAATTTGGGAGCAAAATATTAGGGGGGGGGGATATTGTAAAATTATAGAACCAAATTCTAGTATCAAAGGACTTTTTGATGAAAATATGGATATCATCTTTGCAAATCAAAGTCTTTACTATATACCCTTAAAAGAACTTAAACAAAATATTTTAGAATTTTACGAACTTTTAAACACGGGTGGAATACTTTTTGCTACAATGATGAGCAAGAAAAATTATTATTTTTCCCACAGTCAAAAAGAAGAAAAAAATGGCTTGAGTAAAGTTGAAATTAATGGAAGATTAAATGAAACAAGCTTTATACATTTTATTGATAAAGCCCAAGATCTAGAAAATCTTTTTCAACCTTTTGAAACTTTATTTTTAGGAGATTATGATCCTATTAATTTTTATAATTTTGAAGGATCAGCACACCATTACATTTATGTAGGTATTAAAAAATAAAATTTTGCCTTTATTTTAAGGCAAAATAAAGGCAAAACTATGAAAAAAACTCTTATCATCGCAGAAGCAGGGGTTAATCACAATGGTGATTTAAATTTGGCTAAAAAGTTAATAGAAGTCGCAGCAGACTCAGGGGCTGATTTTGTTAAATTTCAAAGTTTTAAAGCCAAAAACTGCATCAGTATAAAGGCTAAAAAAGCACCCTATCAGCTTAAAACCACAGCTAGCGATGAGAGTCAACTTCAAATGGTGCAAAAACTTGAACTCGATCTTAAAGCTCACAAAGAGCTTATCTTGCACGCAAAAAAATGCAATATCGCCTTTCTTTCTACTCCTTTTGATCTTGAAAGTGTAGATCTTTTAAATGAGTTAGGCTTAAAAATCTTTAAAATTCCAAGCGGAGAAATCACCAATCTACCCTATCTTAAAAAAATTGCAAAACTTGATAAAAAAATCATACTTTCAACCGGCATGGCAAATTTAGGCGAGATAGAACAAGCTTTAAATGTGCTTTGCAAAAACGGTACTAAACGCCAAAACATCACTCTTTTACACTGCACTACAGAATACCCTGCCCCTTTTGATGAGGTCAATCTGAAAGCCATGCAAAGCTTAAAAGATGCTTTTAAACTTGATGTGGGCTATTCTGATCACACAAGGGGCATACACATTTCCCTAGCTGCGGTTGCCTTAGGAGCTTGTGTGATAGAAAAGCATTTTACCCTAGATAAAAATATGTCAGGACCTGATCATAAAGCAAGTTTAGAACCTCAAGAACTAAAAATGCTTTGCACCCAAATAAGACAAATACAAAAGGCAATGGGTGATGGCATAAAAAAAGCAAGTAAAAGCGAACAAAAAAATATCAACATAGTAAGAAAAAGTTTAGTCGCTAAAAAAGATATCCAAAAAGGAGAAATTTTTAACGAAGGAAATCTTACTACCAAACGCCCCGCAAATGGTATAAGTGCTATGAGATATGAAGAGTTTTTAGGTAAAATTGCTACTAAAAACTACAAAGAAGATGAGCTTATCCGTGAGTAAAAGAAAAATTTGTATAGTCAGTGCAACAAGGGCTGAATGGTATCTTTTAAGAAATTTATGTCATGAAATTCAAAACGATAAAGATCTAAGCCTTCAAATCATCGCTACAGGAGCACATTTAAGCCCTGAGTTTGGACTCACTTATAAAGAAATAGAAAAAGAATTTAAAATCACTAAGAAAATTCCTATCCTACTTGCAAATGATGATAAAATAAGCCTTTGCAAAAGCATGAGTTTAGCTTTTAGTGCTTTTAGCGATGCTTTTGAAGACTTAAAACCTGATATGGTGGTAATTTTAGGCGATCGTTATGAAATGCTTAGCGTAGCAAGTGTATGTCTTTTGATGCACATACCTTTAGTGCATTTATGTGGCGGGGAGCTTACTTTAGGGGCTATTGATGATAGTATAAGACACAGCATTTCAAAAATGTCACATTTACATTTTGTAAGTCATGAAATTTATAAAAAAAGGCTTTTGCAACTTGGAGAAGAAGAAAAAAGGGTTTTTAATATAGGTTCTTTAGCTTCTACTATCATAAAAAATATGAATTTTTTAAACAAAAAAGATTTAGAAAAAGCCTTAGAAATGAAACTAGATAAAGAACTTTACTTAATCACTTATCATCCTTTAACCTTAAATGTAAAAAATACTCAAAAAGAGATTAAAACCTTACTTAAAAAACTTGACACCCTTAAAAACGCAAGTTTGATTTTTACCAAAGCAAATGCCGATGAAAATGGACTTTTAATCAATGAAATTTTGCAAAATTACTGCCAAAAAAACTCACACAAGGCTAAACTTTTTGATAATCTTGGCTCACAAAAATACCTAAGTCTTATGAAAATAGCCAAAGCCATGATAGGCAATTCTTCAAGCGGTATTAGTGAAAGTCCTTTTTTTAAAACTCCTTGCATTAATATAGGCGATAGACAAAAAGGGCGTTTAAGAACTCAAAATATCATTGATTGCGAAATCAACGATCTTGATCAAGCTTTTGAAAAATTAGAAAGCAAAGAATTTAAACAAAATTTAAAAAATTTTAAAAACCCTTATGATAATGATAAAAATCCCAATAAATTCATAAAAACTTGCCTAAAAAATGCAAATTTAGATACAATTTTACATAAAAATTTCATCGATTTATAAGGCTTAGTGTGGATATAAACAAACTCAAACTCACCCCTGATTCAAGCATAGAAGAAGCTTTAAAAATAGTCGGGCAAGAACGCGTTAGACTAGGCATTATAGTTGATAAAAAGGATAAATTTTTAGGAGTCATTAGCGATTCAAACATCAGAAAAGCTTTAATTAGTGGCAAAACTTTAAAAGATAGTATCAAGGATATTTACACTAAAAATCCCATCACCATAAAAGAAAACACAAGCAAAGAACAGCTTTTAAAAATTTCTGCTAAAACCGATATTTATGATTTTCCTGTTTTAGATGAAAAAGGGCAAATTCTTTCCATAAAATCTGTCTCATCGCTCTTAAAAGCCAATCCAAACTCCATTATCATCATGGCTGGTGGCTTAGGCTCTCGCTTAAAAGAGCTGACTAAAGATACTCCAAAACCCATGCTAAAAGTAGGCAAAAAGCCTATTTTAGAAAGTATAGTCCAAAGGCTTAAAAATCAAAATTTTGAAAATTTTATCTTTTGTGTGAATTATAAAAAACAAATCATAGAAGATTATTTTCAAAAAGGGCAAAAATTTGGGGTTAAAATTTCTTATATTAAAGAGCGTAAAAAACTAGGCACAGCAGGAGCTTTAAGCCTTATAAAACAAGAATTTAAAGAAAGTTTTATCGTTATGAATGCAGACATTTTAACCGAGCTTGATTTTAATGATCTTTTAAAAGCGCATAAAAAATCAAAAGCTTTAATGAGCGTTTGCGTGCGTGAGTTTGAGCAACAAATTCCTTATGGAGTGATCACTCAAAAACAAGGTTTTATAGAAAATATAGAAGAAAAACCTACCCAAAAATTCCTAGTAAGTGCGGGGATTTATGTACTTGAAAATGAAATTTTAAATTTAATTGCTAAAAATGAATACCTAGATATGCCAGAACTCATCAAACTCGCTCTGCAAAAAGGTAAGGTAAATACCTATATCATCAATGATTATTGGATCGACATTGGAAGGCCAGATGAGTTTTTAAAAGCCAATGAGGATTTTAAATGAAAGTCTTAATCATAGGCTTTGGAAGCATAGGAAAAAAGCATTTTTTAGCCTTAAAAAATTTAAAGTATGAAGTAAGTTTGCTTTCTTTAAGTGCTAAAAAAGAAGAGTTTGAAAAAACTCAAATCTATCGTTCCTTAAAAGAATGTCATTTAAATGAATTTGATCTTTTTATCATCGCAAATATCACCACAGAGCATTTTAACACCTTAAAAGCTTTAAATGAGCTCGTAAAAGATAAAATCATACTCGTAGAAAAACCTTTATTTGAAAAGGTGCAAAATTTCACAAGCTCAAAAAATCACATTTATGTAGCGTATTTACTGCGTTTTCATCCTGTGATTGTAGCTTTAAAAAAACTTTTAAAAGGTGAAAAAATTTATTTTGCTAGTTTGGTTTGCAATTCTTATTTGCCCCATTGGAGGGCTTTAGACTACAGGCAAAATTACAGCGCTAAAAAAGAGCTAGGTGGTGGGGTTTTACTCGATCTTTCTCATGAAATCGATCTAGCCTTTTTTCTTTTTGGAAACTTAGAGCTTATATACTCCCAAAATGCTAAAATTTCAGAGCTTGACATAACAAGCGATGATTTTGCCTTTTTGGCTTTAAAAAATTCACAAGAAGCTAAAATTCATATAGAATTAGACTATTTTTCTAAATTTAACAAAAGAGAAATTACCATTCACACTTTAGAAAAAAGCTTTAAAGCCGATTTAATAAACAATAAAATCGAAATTTATCACAAAGATCAAAGTCAAAAAATCTTAAATTTTGAAAACGATACGATAAAAACCCTTCAAAATTTACATCAAGCAATCTCTGAAAAAGACAAAGAACTTTGCGATCTTAAGCAAGCTTTAAAAGTACTTGAACTTTGTGATGAAGTAAGGAAAAAAAATGGCTGAAATTTTATGCACCATTTGTGCTAGAGGTGGAAGTAAAGGCGTTAAAAACAAAAATATTAGAAAGATTAACGAACTTGAAATGATAGCTTATAGCATCATACAAGCTCAAAATTCAAAGCTTTTTAAACACATAGTCATAAGTACTGATAGTGATGAAATCGCAAGTGTAGCCCAAAAATACGATGCTGAAGTTTTTTTTAAAAGAGAAGCCCATCTTGCCAATGATCAGGCTGCAAAACTTCCTGTCATGCGTGATGCCTTGCTAAGAAGTGAAGAGCACTTTAAAACGCGTTTTGAAACTCTCATAGACTTAGATGCTTCAGCCCCGCTTCGCTCAAGCCTTGATATAAAAAAAGCTTATGAAAGTTTTGTTAAAAATGATAATTCCAATCTCATCACCGCAGTTCCTGCTAGACGCAATCCTTATTTTAACCTCGTAGAAATACAAAATAACAAGGTAGTAAAATCCAAAGAAGGAAATTTTACCACTCGCCAAAGTGCCCCAAAATGCTACGATATGAACGCTAGTATTTATATCTTTAAAAGGGATTATCTTTTAGAAAATGATAGTGTTTTTGGAGAAAAAACAGGGCTTTTTGTAATGGATGAAAGCACGGCTTTTGATATTGATAGCGAGCTTGATTTTAAAATCGTAGAGTTTTTAATCTCTTTAAAAAATTTATCTCCAAAGGATTTTTAATGCTTGAAAATAAGATCATCTTTGTAACAGGAGCTTGCGGACGCATAGGTAAAGCGCTTTGCAAAAAAATACTTCTTAGCAAAGGTATCCCTATACTCGCAGATATCAACAAAGAATGCTTAAATAAATTGCAAGAAAATTTAGAAACAAATTTTAAAACAAAACTTTTAAGCTTAGAACTTGACATCACCAAACAAGAAAGTTTACAAATTGCCCTTCAAAAAAGTCAAGAAAGATACGGCAAAATCGATGCTTTTGTTAACTCAAGCTATCCTTTTGGCAAAGATTGGGGTAAAACGCCTTATTATGAACTCAAATACGAACAAATTTGTGAAAGTTTAAATTTACATTTAGCAGGCTTTATGCTGGCTGCTCAAGAATTTGTGAAATTTTTTAAACAACAAGGCTATGGCAATATCATCA encodes:
- a CDS encoding motility associated factor glycosyltransferase family protein: MTFTPTQKELFNKNIEALGNILLKESLKEIKSSKFELILGKDNLDINLKDTSIKNNGGGYNENLLYQDPIKELQAMLNTYNDKYLLYPVLYFYGFGNGVLFKALLQNKNHQHIVVFEKDIEIIWIMFHILDFSNELQSARLMILENDKLQTQDYNELCSFKPFFQFSRIYFLELMSHYYERFHEDVLELNKKLVQYFKDSIISHGNDSTDTLQGIEQFVYNLPQMITHPSYTKLLSKRKNLSDTAIIVSTGPSLTKQLPLLKKYANTATIFCADSSYPILAKHDIKPDYVCMLERSEFTAEFFNHDFGEFDRDIVFICAGVVHPKAIEYLKGRNLVITQKVLGLPYYINLKDFSYAAVGFSVAHMLAYLATYLNHKNIIFIGQDLAYAENGNSHPDDYQNSANYESQMYEHILTKAYGEKEEVKTHAIWILFKNYFENEIIPNTIKMGITTYNCTEGGARIEGTIEKPFLWACENLLDKDLNKPFEKLEPLSLNKQNEFLLKAYYKVYQSIKHCRDFNKILSNDFENIQSIYLSLNEKEEDINLAIEKIDEFKNKLEDIKQMQDLYDILQSLFIQFELNLARIYVLNPKTKEDAFNKSILWIKEHLEFMELVYGHIKAQENALIKNILPLEEKLKERKLDKWMERVRR
- the legB gene encoding 4,6-dehydratase LegB encodes the protein MRNILVTGADGFIGSHLCESLVKKGFKVRALSQYNSFNFWGHLEKSPFLKDMEVISGDLRDSFFCEKITKNIDAIFHLGALIAIPYSYAAPQSYVDTNVNGTLNMLEAAKKNKISHFIHTSTSEVYGTAFYVPIDEKHPLQPQSPYSASKIAADMMALSYYNSFNLNVNIARPFNTYGPRQSARAIIPTIITQILSGAKEIKLGDLSPKRDLNFVLDTCEGFISLLNLKHFGEVYNIGSGVEYSMQEVLDLIQKILDSKVKIIQDEQRLRPKNSEVFRLCCDANKLKKATNWQSKISLEEGLRQSIEYFKENLENYKSELYNV
- the legC gene encoding aminotransferase LegC, which gives rise to MFEKEISFIKSLFNKENIALHEPCFIGNEKKYLLECIDSGFVSSVGEFVTRFEEALKEKTKARFVIATNTGTAALHIALLANGIDENCEVITQSISFVATANAIAYTGAKPVFLDIDENTLSLSPKALEHFLENQTYQKNGFSYNKTTHKPIKACVIMHTFGLSAHIKALKELCEKYRILLIEDAAEALGSTYENKALGTFGKCGILSFNGNKIITGGCGGAILSDDENLAKLARHLSTTAKIPHPYEYDHDMIAYNYRLCNVNAAILLAGLENLEPFLENKRELAKIYKDFFKNHDKCEFIDEKSNEKSNFWLNTLLFKDENLRNIFLEECLKNNIFVRPVWKSLPSLKAFQDCQSDELINTKNLEKRLVNLPSSVRRK
- a CDS encoding class I SAM-dependent methyltransferase, with the protein product MKKYISNEEISNNLGSNEKIWEQIFSKKEWGKYPSENVIRFIARNFYNVQDRSKINILELGFGTGANLWFCAKEGFSVSGIEWSKTGLERFKARMKDENLSDKIKQIELGDYIDKLDSFKDDSFDAWMDNYSLAYNDFDKTKKIIDKAMKKLKKGGKFLSVTPSLYNDGFEKDESLGYHLVKPTSGSDACTGIIRYCDEKDLRKLYESATYSISDIKIHIQKNLTKQLNELFIVEGYKI
- a CDS encoding class I SAM-dependent methyltransferase; its protein translation is MNIWEQIFSKKEWGKYPSENVIRFIARNFYNVQDRSKINILELGFGTGANLWFCAKEGFSVSGIEWSKTGLERFKARMKDENLSDKIKQIELGDYIDKLDSFKDDSFDAIIDVASLCCNDREKSKNIFTKAVRKLKKGGKFYSSALSKQVFGYEADKGDFFEPNHGIYIKMGSLRFDDEKSLKELYKELKCINFYTQTLKDKQSIKEEILIFEGEKSSTEAMGGGIIKNKALENE